One Lysinibacillus sp. OF-1 DNA segment encodes these proteins:
- a CDS encoding adenine phosphoribosyltransferase: MDLKQYVTTVENWPKEGISFRDITTIMDNGPAYKYATDQIVEYAKEVGAEIVVGPEARGFIIGCPVAYALEIGFAPVRKPGKLPREVISADYGLEYGQDTLTMHHDAIKPGQKVLICDDLLATGGTVEATVRLVEELGGQVVGCAFLIELLELNGRAKLGDLNIKTLIQY; this comes from the coding sequence ATGGATTTAAAGCAATATGTTACAACAGTTGAAAACTGGCCGAAAGAGGGCATTAGCTTCAGAGATATTACAACAATTATGGATAATGGACCAGCATACAAATATGCAACAGACCAAATTGTAGAATATGCAAAAGAAGTGGGAGCTGAAATTGTAGTTGGCCCTGAGGCTCGTGGTTTTATCATCGGTTGCCCAGTTGCCTATGCACTTGAAATTGGCTTTGCACCTGTTCGTAAACCAGGTAAATTACCACGTGAGGTTATTAGTGCAGACTATGGTCTTGAATATGGTCAAGATACGTTAACAATGCATCATGATGCGATTAAGCCTGGCCAAAAGGTTTTAATCTGTGATGATTTACTAGCAACGGGTGGGACAGTTGAAGCAACTGTTCGTTTAGTAGAAGAATTAGGTGGTCAGGTAGTAGGCTGTGCCTTCCTAATCGAACTTTTAGAATTAAATGGTC